The genomic segment AAAGCCTTTCTTTGTGCCTTTGTGGCTTTGTGTTGAAATCTTGCATACCAATCGACGTGTTGATCGTGCCGACTATGTCCGCATGTCGTCACAGCGAAGGAACTTGAATTGCCGCACGGGGATAGGTCTCTATGAGCATCACCCAGCTTCCGATTCAGCAAACCGCCGCCGGCGAGCGCATGCAGCAGTACCCGCCCGCCGCGCAGTGGGACGATTGGGTTGAGTGGGACCCGAAGCAGTGGCCGCGCAAGGCGGCGAAGCACTACACGCTCGTGCCGACGGTCTGCTTCAACTGCGAAGCCGCCTGCGGCCTGCTGGCGTATGTCGACCGGGAGACGATGCAGGTGCGCAAGTTCGAGGGCAACCCGGCGCACCCGGCCTCGCGCGGGCGCAACTGCGCCAAAGGCCCGGCCACGATCAACCAGGTGACCGACCCGGACCGCGTGCTCTACCCGCTCAAGCGCGCCGGCAAGCGCGGCGAGGGCAAGTGGGTGCGCGTCACGTGGGACGAGGCGCTCAAGGACATCGGCGCGCGCATCCGCAAGGCGATTGTCGAGGGCCGGCACAACGAGGTCATGTACCACGTCGGCCGCCCCGGCCATGACGGCGTGATGGAGTGGATCCTGCCGGCCTGGGGCCTCGACGGCCACAACTCGCACACCAACATCTGTTCGTCGGGCGCGCGCGCCGGCTACGCCTTCTGGATGGGCTTCGACCGCCCCAGCCCGGACCATGCCAACGCCAACGTCATCCTGCTGATCAGCAGCCACCTTGAAACGGGGCACTACTTCAACCCGCACGCCCAGCGCATCATCGAGGGCAAGCTGGCCGGCGCGAAGCTGATCGTGATAGACACGCGCCTGTCGAACACGGCTTCGATGGCCGACAAGTGGATCGCGCCGTGGCCGGGCTCCGAGGCGGCGATCCTGCTCGCGATCGCCAACCACCTGATCACGACCGGGCAGTACAACCGCGACTTTGTGCGCACGTGGGTCAACTGGGAGCAATCGCTGAACGCGCTGAACGGCACCGAGGGCAAGAAGTATACCTTCGAAGAGTTCGAGGCCGCGCTGAAGCAGCAGTATGCTAATTACACCTTCGAGTTCGCGGCCAAAGAGTCGGGCGTCGACGCCGGCATTCTGCGCGGTATCGCGGCGGACGTGGCGAACTGCGGGGGTAAGCTGTCGGCGCACACCTGGCGCAGCGCCGCCTCGGGCAATCTCGGCGGCTGGCAGGTCGCGCGCTGCCTCTGGTTCCTGAACGTGCTGACCGGCAGCGTCGGCAACGCCGGCGGCACTTCGGCCAACGGGTGGGACAAGTACGTGCCGCGCATGCACAAGCAGGCGCCGCACGTCAAGCGCTGGAACGAGCTGAACTGGCCGCCCGAGTACGCGCTCAACTACTTCGAGATGAGCATCCTCTTGCCGCATCTGCTGAAGGACAAGCGCGGCCGCCTCGAAGTCTACTTCACGCGCGTCTATAACCCGATGTGGACGAACCCCGACGGCTTCACCTGGCTGGAGGCGCTGCGCGACGAGTCGATGATCGGTTGCCACGTCGCGCTAACGCCGACCTGGAACGAGTCGGCCTGGT from the Chloroflexota bacterium genome contains:
- a CDS encoding molybdopterin-dependent oxidoreductase, which translates into the protein MSITQLPIQQTAAGERMQQYPPAAQWDDWVEWDPKQWPRKAAKHYTLVPTVCFNCEAACGLLAYVDRETMQVRKFEGNPAHPASRGRNCAKGPATINQVTDPDRVLYPLKRAGKRGEGKWVRVTWDEALKDIGARIRKAIVEGRHNEVMYHVGRPGHDGVMEWILPAWGLDGHNSHTNICSSGARAGYAFWMGFDRPSPDHANANVILLISSHLETGHYFNPHAQRIIEGKLAGAKLIVIDTRLSNTASMADKWIAPWPGSEAAILLAIANHLITTGQYNRDFVRTWVNWEQSLNALNGTEGKKYTFEEFEAALKQQYANYTFEFAAKESGVDAGILRGIAADVANCGGKLSAHTWRSAASGNLGGWQVARCLWFLNVLTGSVGNAGGTSANGWDKYVPRMHKQAPHVKRWNELNWPPEYALNYFEMSILLPHLLKDKRGRLEVYFTRVYNPMWTNPDGFTWLEALRDESMIGCHVALTPTWNESAWWADYVLPMGHAPERHDLMSQETHGGQWIAFRQPVQRVAMERMGKPVAKTYEANPGQVWEETEFWVDLSWEIDPDGSLGIRQYFESPYRPGQKITMDEYFGWMFENTVPGLPEAATKESLTPLQYMRKYGAFEVRAGAAGEFDRALTADELQGTRTDESTGIVYTQAPAGPAKNIVPAPAPVAHPELGRPVGVVAGGVPKFGFRTPSRKLEFYSTTVRDFGWGEVAMPAYIHSHVHPSNIDRAKNEFVLLSTYRLPTLIHTRSANAKWLVEISHSNPTWVHTSDAAQLGVGTGDLVRVTTEIGYFVDKVWVTEGIRPGVVACSHHLGRWRLAEGEGNNRIASALVELSESNGEWRLKQLHGVQPYKSSDPDTERVWWTDAGVHQNLTMPVQPDPISGMHCWHQKVTVTKAQPGDRYGDVSVDTQKAHEVYQRWLAMTRPPTGEWRRPHWMLRPFRPDVSVYKRAK